A section of the Pseudorasbora parva isolate DD20220531a chromosome 2, ASM2467924v1, whole genome shotgun sequence genome encodes:
- the cdc42ep1b gene encoding cdc42 effector protein 1b, protein MSLGKLPAIKGLVSTTHGKRRFKSDLSVDMISPPLGDFRHTMHVGRGGDVFGDTSFLSNYGGSANSDAMRYPDSPSGSRTTRFLSRTLQHVRKPPMPRLRGGSRDFSSPPPPISPIIKNAISLPQLNMINGGLMRAMLPTSTSSPDEPLSSYGLQSGFVTLPRLSQLDQSFAETSELLSADSRRSSLPENSDASMTRSDSLSSFTVDLGPSLMSEVLELIDSSCCLITRHQDQEEEEEEEPSSVFEMDHNQPTADASVRHPIGADVGIEPRRFQQAASMLTRHFGGGRPEEERQRPSSFRHTRTRYSFTEAEEEIKV, encoded by the exons ATGAGTCTGGGAAAGCTGCCGGCTATCAAAGGACTTGTGTCCACGACTCACGGCAAACGTCGGTTTAAGAGCGACCTGTCGGTGGACATGATCAGTCCGCCTCTTGGCGACTTCCGCCACACAATGCACGTGGGCCGTGGCGGCGACGTCTTCGGTGACACGTCGTTCCTGAGCAACTACGGCGGTTCGGCTAACAGCGATGCCATGCGTTACCCGGATTCACCCTCTGGCTCCAGAACGACACGTTTTTTGTCGCGAACTCTACAGCACGTACGGAAGCCACCTATGCCCCGGCTGAGAGGAGGGTCACGTGACTTCTCGTCGCCTCCACCGCCCATCTCGCCCATCATTAAAAATGCCATCTCCCTGCCCCAGCTGAACATGATCAATGGCGGCCTGATGAGGGCGATGCTGCCCACCTCCACCAGCTCGCCGGACGAGCCGCTCTCCTCCTACG GTCTTCAGTCTGGTTTTGTCACGCTGCCTCGTTTATCACAACTGGACCAAAGCTTTGCAGAAACGTCTGAACTGCTCAGTGCAGACAGTCGACGGAGTTCCCTACCGGAGAACAGCGACGCCTCGATGACGCGATCTGATTCGCTCTCGTCCTTCACGGTGGACCTCGGGCCCTCCCTCATGAGTGAGGTTCTggagttgattgacagctcaTGCTGCCTCATTACAAGGCATCAGGatcaggaggaggaggaagaggaggagccgaGCTCTGTGTTTGAGATGGATCATAATCAGCCGACGGCAGACGCTTCAGTCAGGCATCCAATCGGAGCAGATGTTGGGATTGAGCCTAGGAGGTTCCAGCAGGCTGCTAGCATGCTAACACGTCACTTTGGAGGAGGAAGACCTGAAGAGGAGCGGCAGAGACCTTCATCTTTCAGACACACAAGGACGCGGTATAGCTTCACTGAGGCGGAGGAAGAAATCAAAGTATGA